The Paracoccus sediminicola genome has a segment encoding these proteins:
- a CDS encoding WGR domain-containing protein, with translation MQFEVFPDQIRLRREEPAQNLRRFYMMVVQRDLFGGASLIREWGRLGSSGQVRIDHHPDEGRAINALADLMAAKRKRGYRIEDAPK, from the coding sequence ATGCAGTTCGAAGTATTCCCAGACCAGATTCGACTACGGCGCGAAGAGCCTGCGCAAAACCTGCGCCGCTTTTACATGATGGTCGTGCAGCGCGACCTGTTCGGGGGTGCATCCTTGATCCGGGAGTGGGGCAGACTTGGAAGTTCTGGGCAAGTCCGGATTGATCATCATCCGGATGAAGGCCGCGCGATCAACGCCCTGGCGGACCTGATGGCGGCCAAACGGAAACGAGGCTATCGCATTGAAGATGCGCCCAAATGA
- a CDS encoding TrbC/VirB2 family protein, which translates to MSSQFRLFLGLALAGLILADPALAQSIDLSPVQNLLQGIVDTITGPLGIVIGTLALIGVFLSWLFGILDFRQALWVLVAIAGIAAAPTIVTAIWGA; encoded by the coding sequence ATGTCCTCCCAATTCCGCCTGTTCCTCGGGCTGGCTCTGGCCGGTCTCATCCTCGCCGACCCTGCGCTGGCGCAAAGCATCGATCTCTCACCTGTGCAGAACCTGTTGCAGGGCATTGTCGATACGATCACTGGCCCCTTGGGCATCGTGATCGGCACGCTGGCGCTCATTGGCGTCTTTCTGTCCTGGCTTTTCGGCATCCTCGATTTCCGTCAAGCGCTCTGGGTGCTGGTGGCGATCGCGGGCATTGCGGCGGCACCGACCATCGTGACGGCCATCTGGGGCGCGTGA
- a CDS encoding lytic transglycosylase domain-containing protein produces the protein MAADGQLAAQAPQTGFAQSYVAGRPVGPTGLVVFGEDAGARQAPAAPSTPAPAPTTPHPEILAALQDTALRYAGHPALRAAGLTASDWLTLFQANIEVESAYRRSAVSSAGAIGLGQLMPETARELGVDPRDPAQNLDGSARYLLAMLTRFGTAELALAAYNAGPDAVARHGGIPPYSETQNHVRRVFAVRDRLTGAS, from the coding sequence ATGGCCGCCGATGGCCAGCTGGCAGCGCAGGCCCCGCAGACGGGATTTGCGCAGAGCTATGTGGCGGGGCGGCCGGTTGGCCCCACGGGTCTTGTTGTCTTCGGCGAAGATGCGGGCGCGCGTCAGGCACCTGCTGCACCTTCTACGCCCGCGCCTGCGCCTACGACCCCACACCCCGAGATCCTCGCCGCGCTCCAGGACACGGCCTTGCGCTACGCCGGCCACCCCGCTTTGCGTGCCGCGGGCCTCACCGCCTCCGACTGGCTGACGCTGTTTCAGGCCAATATCGAAGTGGAAAGCGCCTATCGGCGTTCTGCCGTGAGTTCCGCCGGCGCGATCGGCCTCGGCCAGCTCATGCCCGAGACGGCCCGTGAGCTCGGCGTCGATCCGCGCGACCCCGCTCAGAACCTCGACGGCTCCGCCCGCTATCTCCTCGCCATGCTGACCCGCTTCGGCACGGCCGAGCTCGCACTTGCCGCCTACAACGCGGGGCCAGACGCGGTCGCGCGCCACGGCGGCATCCCACCCTATTCCGAGACCCAAAATCACGTCCGCCGCGTCTTCGCTGTGCGTGATCGCCTGACAGGAGCCTCCTGA